A window of Capsicum annuum cultivar UCD-10X-F1 unplaced genomic scaffold, UCD10Xv1.1 ctg3842, whole genome shotgun sequence contains these coding sequences:
- the LOC124891599 gene encoding uncharacterized protein LOC124891599 — translation METKPILSVTKDITRACLIEKVLPAIRAKWPASDSNNPIFLQLDNARPHIGNHDLEVIEAAGQDRFDIRLCFQPSNSPDLNVLDLCFFRAIQSLQYQKATKNVDELVEAVERCFDEMKSKQLNHVFLTLQSCMIEVMKDSGGNNYKVPHLNKNGLESEEILPLQLHCDIDIVNNDLALLQ, via the coding sequence ATATCACTAGAGCTTGCTTGATAGAGAAAGTTCTTCCTGCTATTAGAGCAAAATGGCCAGCTTCCGATTCAAATAATCCTATCTTTTTACAACTAGATAATGCAAGGCCACATATTGGTAACCATGATTTGGAAGTTATTGAAGCTGCCGGACAAGATAGATTTGACATTAGATTGTGTTTTCAACCATCGAACAGTCCAGATTTAAATGTTTTAGATCTTTGTTTTTTCAGAgcaatccaaagtcttcaatatCAAAAGGCCACTAAAAATGTTGATGAATTAGTGGAAGCAGTGGAaagatgttttgatgaaatgaaatCGAAACAACTCAATCATGTATTTCTTACTTTACAATCTTGTATGATTGAGGTGATGAAAGATAGTGGCGGCAATAATTACAAAGTGCCTCATTTGAACAAAAATGGACTAGAAAGTGAAGAAATCCTTCCTCTCCAACttcattgtgatattgatatcgTCAATAATGATTTGGCTCTACTTCAATAA